The window GCCCTCATGGGCGAGAATGGCGCCGGCAAGTCCACGCTGATGAAGATCCTCTCCGGGGTCTACCAGCGCGACAGTGGCGACATCCTGCTCGACGGCAAGCCGGTGGAGATCACCGAGCCGCGCCAGGCGCAGGCGCTGGGCATCGGCATCATCCATCAGGAACTGAACCTGATGAACCACCTCTCGGCGGCCCAGAACATCTTCATCGGCCGCGAGCCGCGCAAGGCCATGGGCCTGTTCATCGACGAGGACGAACTCAATCGCCAGGCCGCGGCCATCTTCGCCCGCATGCGGCTGGACATGGACCCCTCCACCCCGGTGGGCGAGCTCACCGTGGCGCGCCAGCAGATGGTGGAAATCGCCAAGGCGCTGTCCTTCGACTCGCGCGTGCTGATCATGGATGAGCCGACCGCGGCGCTCAACAACGCCGAGATCGCCGAGCTGTTCCGCATCATCCGCGACCTGCAGGCGCAGGGCGTGGGCATCGTCTACATCTCGCACAAGATGGACGAGCTGCGCCAGATCGCCGATCGCGTCAGCGTCATGCGCGACGGCAAGTACATCGCCACCGTTCCCATGCAGGAGACCTCCATGGACACCATCATCTCCATGATGGTCGGTCGCGCCCTCGATGGCGAGCAACGCATCCCGCCCGACACGTCCCGCAATGACGTGGTGCTGGAAGTGCGCGGCTTGAATCGCGGCCGCGCCATCCGCGATGTGAGCTTTACGCTGCGCAAGGGCGAGATCCTTGGCTTTGCCGGCCTGATGGGCGCGGGCCGCACCGAAGTGGCGCGCGCCATCTTCGGCGCCGATCCGCTGGAGGCGGGCGAGATCATCATCCACGGCGGCAAGGCCGTCATCAAGTCGCCCGCTGACGCGGTGGCCCATGGCATCGGCTACCTGTCAGAAGACCGCAAGCATTTCGGCCTGGCCGTGGGCATGGATGTGCAGGCCAATATCGCCCTCTCCAGCATGGGCCGCTTCACCCGGGTCGGCTTCATGGACCAGCGCGCCATCCGCGAGGCCGCACAGATGTACGTACGCCAGCTGGCCATCAAGACGCCATCGGTGGAACAGCAGGCGCGCCTGTTGTCAGGCGGCAACCAGCAGAAGATCGTGATTGCCAAGTGGCTGCTGCGCGATTGCGACATCCTCTTCTTCGACGAGCCCACACGCGGCATCGACGTCGGCGCCAAGAGCGAAATCTACAAGTTGCTCGACGCCCTGGCCGAACAGGGCAAGGCCATCGTCATGATCTCTTCGGAACTGCCCGAGGTCCTGCGCATGAGCCATCGCGTGCTGGTGATGTGCGAAGGGCGCATCACCGGAGAACTGGCGCGCGCCGACGCCACCCAGGAAAAGATCATGCAACTGGCCACCCAGCGCGAATCGGCCGTGGCCAGCTGAGGCCGCCCACGCCCCCCATACTAGACCCGAGACGATCATGGCAAACAACATCCACTCCGCCACTTCCGCATCCACCACCATGGCCAATACCGCTTCCGCCCAGGGCCTGCGCGCCCGCCTGTTCAACCCGGCCGCGCGCCAGAAGCTGCTGGCCTTTGCCAGTCTCTTGCTGATGATCCTGTTCTTCAGCTTCGCCTCGCCCAACTTCATGGAGGTGGACAACCTGGTCAGCATCCTGCAATCGACCGCTGTGAACGGCGTGCTGGCCATTGCCTGCACCTACGTCATCATCACCTCCGGCATCGACTTGTCGGTGGGCACCATGATGACCTTCTGCGCCGTCATGGCCGGCGTGGTGCTGACTAACTGGGGCATGCCGCTGCCGCTGGGCATCGCCGCCGCCATCTTCTTCGGCGCGCTCTCGGGCTGGATTTCCGGCATGGTGATCGCCAAGCTGAAGGTGCCGCCCTTCATCGCCACGCTGGGCATGATGATGCTGTTGAAGGGCCTGTCGCTGGTGATCTCCGGCACCCGTCCGATCTACTTCAACGATACCGAAGGCTTCTCGGCCATCGCCCAGGATTCGCTGATCGGCGACCTCATTCCCTCGCTGCCCATTCCCAATGCGGTGCTGATCCTGTTCCTGGTGGCCATCGGCGCGTCCATCATCCTCAACAAGACCGTGTTCGGCCGCTATACCTTTGCCCTGGGCAGCAATGAAGAGGCGCTGCGCCTGTCGGGCGTGAAGGTGGATTTCTGGAAGGTCGCCGTCTATACCTTCTCCGGCGCCATCTGCGGCATTGCCGGCCTGATCATCGCCTCGCGCCTGAACTCGGCGCAACCGGCGCTGGGCCAGGGCTATGAGCTCGATGCGATCGCTGCCGTGGTCATCGGCGGCACCTCGCTCTCCGGCGGCACCGGCACCATCCTGGGCACCATCATCGGCGCCTTCATCATGAGTGTGCTGGTCAATGGCCTGCGCATCATGTCGGTGGCGCAGGAATGGCAGACCGTGGTGACCGGCGTGATCATCATCCTGGCGGTGTATCTGGACATCCTGCGCCGCCGTCGTCGTGCATGAACCTGTGGTAGCAACAAAGGCATTCCAACCCCGCCGGCATCGCCAAGGGCCGGCACTCCATCATCGATAACAAAAGGAGACTTACCGTGTTCAAGAACAAGTTACTGGGCGCTGCCCTGGGCCTGGCTTTCGCGATGGGCGCCTCGGCTGCGCAAGCGCAGGAAGCCTATATTCCGCTGATCTCCAAGGGCTTCCAGCACCAGTTCTGGCAAGCCGTGAAGGCCGGGGCCGACCAGGCTGGCAAGGACTACAAGGTCAAGGTCACCTTCGAAGGCCCCGAGACCGAAGCCATGGTGGACAAGCAGATCGACATGCTCTCCGCCGCCCTGGCCAAGAAGCCGCAGGCCATCGGCTTTGCCGCGCTCGACAGCAAGGCCGCCATCCCGCTGTTGAAGAAAGCCCAGGCCGCCAAGATCCCGGTGGTGGCCTTTGACTCGGGCGTGGATAGCGACATCCCGGTCACCACCGCCACCACTGACAACCGCGCCGCCGCCGCCCTGGCCGCCGACAAGATGGCCGAGCTGGTCGGCAAGGAAGGCGAAGTCGCCGTGGTCGCGCACGACCAGACCAGCCGCACCGGCGTGGACCGCCGTGATGGCTTCCTGGAACGCATCAAGTCCGCCTATCCCAAGATCAAGGTGGTCAGCGTGCAGTACGGCGCAGGCGACCAGTTGAAGTCCACCGAGGTGACCAAGTCCATCCTGCAGGCCTATCCCAAGATCAAGGGCATCTTCGGCACCAACGAAGGCTCGGCCATCGGCGTGGTCAATGGCGTCAAGGAAATGAAGCGCAAGATCATCATCATCGGCTATGACTCGGGCAAGCAGCAGAAGGATGCTATCCGCGAAGGCATCATGGCCGGCGCCATCACCCAGAACCCGGTCGGCATTGGCTACAAGACCGTGGAAGCGGCCGTGAAGGCGATCAAGGGCGAGAAGCTGCCCAAGGTCATCGATACCGGCTTCTACTGGTATGACAAGAGCAATATCGACGACGCCAAGATCGCCGCCGTGCTGTACGACTGATCGCGCAGCGCTGATCTGTCCGGGCGTCGCCAGCGGCGACGCCTTATTTTTTGAACCCGTAACAGTTAGTTTTCAGCAGTGCAGGACTAACAATTTCTCCCACAGCTCCCGGAACCGTCCATCATGAAGCCGCCCCGCATCGACGCCCACCAGCATTTCTGGTTCTATCAGCCACAGGCCTATCCCTGGATAGGCGCGGGCATGGAGCTGCTGGCCTGCGACCGCACTCCCGGCCAGTTGCAGCCGCTCCTGGACGCCGAAGGGCTGGGCCAGTCCATCGCCGTGCAGGCCCGCGCGGGCCGTGAGGAGACCGGCTTCCTGCTGGAACTGGCGCGGGGGAACCGCCGCATTGCCGGCGTGGTGGGCTGGGAAGACCTGGCCTCGCCGCATCTGGCGGCCAATGTGGAGCGCTGGGGGCGCGACAAGCTGGTGGGTTTCCGTCACCAGTTGCAGGATGAGGCCGACGTCGGCGGCTGCGTCGATGCGCCAGCCTTCAATGCCGGCGTGGCCTGGCTGCAGCGGCAGGGGATGGTGTACGACGTGCTGGTCTATGCGCGCCAGATGGCCGAGGTGCAGGCCTTCTGCGCCCGCCACGACCGTCACTGGCTGGTGCTGGATCACCTGGGCAAGCCGGCCCTGACCGAGTTCGGCCGGGGCGATACCGCTTTCGAGGGATGGCAACGCCAGTTGCGCGCCCTGGCGGCCTTGCCGCATGTGGCCTGCAAGCTCTCGGGCCTGGTCACCGAGGCCGACTGGCAGCGCGGTCTGCGCCAGAAGGATTTCGACAACATCAGCCTGTGCCTGGATACCGCGCTGGAAGCCTTCGGTCCGCAGCGCCTCATGTTCGGTTCGGACTGGCCGGTGTGCCTGCTGGCCGCTTCCTATGCCAAGGTGGCCGGCGTGGTCAGGGAGTGGGCCGCGACCCGCTTGTCGGCGGCCGAGCAAGAGCTGTTGTGGGGCGCGACCGCAGCGCGCTGCTACGGCCTGGCCTGAGAGGATGGGGCGCCGCGTTCAGCGCGGCGCATCCTGCTCGAAGCCCTTGAAGGCCACGTGCAGCATGTACTTGATGATGTCTTCGTTGCCCATCTTGCTGAATTTCTGCAGGTAATCCACCGCCGGATCGCAGGTCCGGGCGTAGTAGCTGTACAACACCACATCGCTGGGCAGGGCGGCGTCGAGTTCGCCGGCCTTCTGCGCCTCCTTCACCAGCTTCTCCAGCTGGCCGTTGAGCTTCAACACCCGCATCACATACTTGACGTTGCGCATGAGCATGTCCCGCACCGGCGCGCTGGTGGAGGGCAGGAAGGGCAGGCCGCCCTCCAGCCGCACGCGCAGCGCCCATTCCAGCATCGCCTCGAGCTTGTCGCGCGCCCCGGCAATGTGCTCCAGCTGGGCCAGCTGATCGATGGCGCCATCGATCAAGCGGATCATGGTCTCGCCGATCAGCTCTTCCTTGGACTTGAAATGCTTGTACAGGCTGGGTTTGGAGATGCCCACGGCGCCTGCCACATCGTCCATGGTCATCAGGTCATAGCCCTTGCTGCCCAGCACCGAAGTGGCGGCGTCGAGGATGGCGTTCTCGCGCAGCTTGAAAGCCTGGTCCTTGAAGCTCAGTTTTCCGAAAATACTCATTGGTAGCTTTAGTTACTAATTAGTAGATTTTATTTTTCTTTGGTAGTAATCTTAGCACCTAAATTGCTGATGAGCGGCGCAAATACCTTGAAAAAAGCCATCCGGCGGGGCCGCCGGACTCATCAGCCGGGTCGCCGGTGGCGGCACAGCATCCAGAGAGAAGAGGCGGACAGCTTTCATGATTCCAACAGGACAACGCATTGCCGTCATCGGCGCCGGGATTTCCGGTCTGGCCAGCGCCTACCTGCTGGCGCGCCAGCACCAGGTGGTGCTCTACGAGGCCGCGCCGACCCTGGGCGGCCACGCCAATACGGTGGACATCGCCCCGGAAGGCGTGCCCTTTGCCGTCGATACGGGTTTTCTGGTCTTCAATGACTGGACCTATCCCAACCTGATCGCCCTGTTCAAGGAACTCAAGGTCGAGACCTACGACACCGACATGTCCTTCGGCGTGTCGATGGACCAGGGCCAGTTCGAATGGGCCGGCACCAATCTCGATACCGTCTTCGCCCAGCGCAAGCGCCTGCTGCAACCTGCCTTCCTGGGCATGCTGCGCGACATCCTGCGCTTCAACCGCGCCGCCCACGCCAACCTGGCGGCCTGCGAAGGCCGTCCGGTGAGCCTGCGGCAATTGCTCAGGGAAGGCGGCTATGGCGCGCTCTTCAGCGACGCCTACCTGATCCCCATGGCGGCGGCGATCTGGTCCAGTTCGCCTGCGGACATCCTGGATTTCCCGGCGGCGACCTTCCTGCGCTTCTGCATCAACCATGGCTTGCTGCAGGTGAACAACCGTCCGCGCTGGCGCACCGTGCGCAACGGCTCGCGCGAATACGTGCGGCGCATCGCCGCCACCCTGGATGACGTGCGCCTGGGCAGCCGCCTGGAGAGCGTGGTGCGCAACGAACAGGGCGTGCTGGTGCGTAGCGCCGGCCCCGCGCCGCGCGAAGAACAGTTCGACGCGGTGGTCTTCGCCACCCATGCACCGCAGACGCTGGCCTTGCTGCAGGACGCCACCATCGAGGAACACCAGGTGCTCTCGGCCGTACGCTACCAGGCCAATACCGCGTGGCTGCACAGCGATATCTCGCTCATGCCGCAGCGGGAGAAGGTCTGGTCGGCCTGGAACTACCTCGGTTCGCGCAAGGACGATGGCAGCCGCGCCGTCTGCGTGAGCTACTGGCTCAACCGCCTGCAGGACCTGCCTTGCCGTAGCGATGTGGTGCTCACGCTCAATCCGCCGCAGCCGCCCAATCCGGCCACGGTCATGGGTCGCTTCGACTACGAACATCCGGTCTTCGACCAGCCCGCCATCGACGCCCAGCGCCGCCTGCCGCACCTCCAGGGACGCCATCGCGCCTGGTTCGCCGGCGCCTGGACCGGCTATGGCTTC is drawn from Herbaspirillum seropedicae and contains these coding sequences:
- a CDS encoding sugar ABC transporter ATP-binding protein, with the translated sequence MQEDKETSTTGVAASSSSSVPVIALRNVCKRFPGVLALDNCQFELAAGEVHALMGENGAGKSTLMKILSGVYQRDSGDILLDGKPVEITEPRQAQALGIGIIHQELNLMNHLSAAQNIFIGREPRKAMGLFIDEDELNRQAAAIFARMRLDMDPSTPVGELTVARQQMVEIAKALSFDSRVLIMDEPTAALNNAEIAELFRIIRDLQAQGVGIVYISHKMDELRQIADRVSVMRDGKYIATVPMQETSMDTIISMMVGRALDGEQRIPPDTSRNDVVLEVRGLNRGRAIRDVSFTLRKGEILGFAGLMGAGRTEVARAIFGADPLEAGEIIIHGGKAVIKSPADAVAHGIGYLSEDRKHFGLAVGMDVQANIALSSMGRFTRVGFMDQRAIREAAQMYVRQLAIKTPSVEQQARLLSGGNQQKIVIAKWLLRDCDILFFDEPTRGIDVGAKSEIYKLLDALAEQGKAIVMISSELPEVLRMSHRVLVMCEGRITGELARADATQEKIMQLATQRESAVAS
- a CDS encoding ABC transporter permease, producing MANNIHSATSASTTMANTASAQGLRARLFNPAARQKLLAFASLLLMILFFSFASPNFMEVDNLVSILQSTAVNGVLAIACTYVIITSGIDLSVGTMMTFCAVMAGVVLTNWGMPLPLGIAAAIFFGALSGWISGMVIAKLKVPPFIATLGMMMLLKGLSLVISGTRPIYFNDTEGFSAIAQDSLIGDLIPSLPIPNAVLILFLVAIGASIILNKTVFGRYTFALGSNEEALRLSGVKVDFWKVAVYTFSGAICGIAGLIIASRLNSAQPALGQGYELDAIAAVVIGGTSLSGGTGTILGTIIGAFIMSVLVNGLRIMSVAQEWQTVVTGVIIILAVYLDILRRRRRA
- a CDS encoding NAD(P)/FAD-dependent oxidoreductase, which gives rise to MIPTGQRIAVIGAGISGLASAYLLARQHQVVLYEAAPTLGGHANTVDIAPEGVPFAVDTGFLVFNDWTYPNLIALFKELKVETYDTDMSFGVSMDQGQFEWAGTNLDTVFAQRKRLLQPAFLGMLRDILRFNRAAHANLAACEGRPVSLRQLLREGGYGALFSDAYLIPMAAAIWSSSPADILDFPAATFLRFCINHGLLQVNNRPRWRTVRNGSREYVRRIAATLDDVRLGSRLESVVRNEQGVLVRSAGPAPREEQFDAVVFATHAPQTLALLQDATIEEHQVLSAVRYQANTAWLHSDISLMPQREKVWSAWNYLGSRKDDGSRAVCVSYWLNRLQDLPCRSDVVLTLNPPQPPNPATVMGRFDYEHPVFDQPAIDAQRRLPHLQGRHRAWFAGAWTGYGFHEDGLKSALRVIKDFGVLPDWASL
- a CDS encoding amidohydrolase family protein gives rise to the protein MKPPRIDAHQHFWFYQPQAYPWIGAGMELLACDRTPGQLQPLLDAEGLGQSIAVQARAGREETGFLLELARGNRRIAGVVGWEDLASPHLAANVERWGRDKLVGFRHQLQDEADVGGCVDAPAFNAGVAWLQRQGMVYDVLVYARQMAEVQAFCARHDRHWLVLDHLGKPALTEFGRGDTAFEGWQRQLRALAALPHVACKLSGLVTEADWQRGLRQKDFDNISLCLDTALEAFGPQRLMFGSDWPVCLLAASYAKVAGVVREWAATRLSAAEQELLWGATAARCYGLA
- a CDS encoding ABC transporter substrate-binding protein, producing the protein MGASAAQAQEAYIPLISKGFQHQFWQAVKAGADQAGKDYKVKVTFEGPETEAMVDKQIDMLSAALAKKPQAIGFAALDSKAAIPLLKKAQAAKIPVVAFDSGVDSDIPVTTATTDNRAAAALAADKMAELVGKEGEVAVVAHDQTSRTGVDRRDGFLERIKSAYPKIKVVSVQYGAGDQLKSTEVTKSILQAYPKIKGIFGTNEGSAIGVVNGVKEMKRKIIIIGYDSGKQQKDAIREGIMAGAITQNPVGIGYKTVEAAVKAIKGEKLPKVIDTGFYWYDKSNIDDAKIAAVLYD
- a CDS encoding TetR/AcrR family transcriptional regulator; translation: MSIFGKLSFKDQAFKLRENAILDAATSVLGSKGYDLMTMDDVAGAVGISKPSLYKHFKSKEELIGETMIRLIDGAIDQLAQLEHIAGARDKLEAMLEWALRVRLEGGLPFLPSTSAPVRDMLMRNVKYVMRVLKLNGQLEKLVKEAQKAGELDAALPSDVVLYSYYARTCDPAVDYLQKFSKMGNEDIIKYMLHVAFKGFEQDAPR